The genomic window CACTGATTCCACGCCCGAATCTATAATAGGATCGGGATCTGCTGCGCCCACACTCATGGTCTTTCTCCCGGCATCGCAGATAATCCGCGTAGGAGCGGGACGACTGGTAACTGTGGCAAGGACTGTAAGGGCGTACGGATGTTCTACACCATACTGATGACGGTAAATAACGTCACAGAAGATTCCACCGCCCGCCTGAATCTCTGTGATACCCGGCTGGAAAGCACTGATCCAGTAAGTTCCTGTTCCACCACAACTGATGATGTCGATGGGCATCCCTTCGTTCCGGCATTTCTGTGCGGTGTCTGTAACGGAGGTCAGCGCATCGTCGATCATCCGCTTTTTCTCCCCCGGATCTTCGATACGGAGCGCGATAGATTCCCATGTAAAGAGCCCCGCAAGTTGTACGCCTTCCCTACCATGGATCTTACGAGCCAGAGCGAGAGCGGGTTCTCCAGGATCCACACCAGCCCGATCCATCCCAGTGTTGATCTCAATGACGAGGCGAACACGCACGCCCTTCTCACGGGCTGCACGGTCAATAGCTTCCACATGCTCCTCACAGTCAACAGCGACCATGACATCCGCATGTTTCCGTAAATTGACCAAACGGGCAACCTTCTGCGGTCCAACAACTTGGTTGGCGATGAGGATGTCCTTCACACCNNNNNNNNNNNNNNNNNNNNNN from Candidatus Poribacteria bacterium includes these protein-coding regions:
- a CDS encoding alanine racemase translates to GVKDILIANQVVGPQKVARLVNLRKHADVMVAVDCEEHVEAIDRAAREKGVRVRLVIEINTGMDRAGVDPGEPALALARKIHGREGVQLAGLFTWESIALRIEDPGEKKRMIDDALTSVTDTAQKCRNEGMPIDIISCGGTGTYWISAFQPGITEIQAGGGIFCDVIYRHQYGVEHPYALTVLATVTSRPAPTRIICDAGRKTMSVGAADPDPIIDSGVESVGLSAEHGTVKLTESSETPRVGDKIEFVIGYSDVTVALHDEIYGIRDGVVETVWPLLGRGRLQ